The following coding sequences lie in one Bordetella genomosp. 9 genomic window:
- a CDS encoding helix-turn-helix domain-containing protein → MPIIVKLDVMLSMRKMKSKDLAAAVGITEQNLSLLKSGKVKGVRFDTLEAICRELGCQPGDLLGYQPK, encoded by the coding sequence ATGCCCATCATCGTCAAGCTCGACGTCATGCTCAGCATGCGCAAAATGAAGTCGAAGGATCTTGCCGCCGCGGTCGGCATCACGGAACAAAACCTGTCTCTGCTGAAATCGGGCAAGGTCAAGGGCGTCCGATTCGACACGCTGGAAGCGATTTGCCGGGAGCTGGGTTGCCAGCCGGGGGATCTGTTGGGATACCAGCCGAAATAG
- the plsY gene encoding glycerol-3-phosphate 1-O-acyltransferase PlsY has product MLQISHPVAFNIGLVVLSYLIGSVPFAVVVSRVMGLQDPRTYGSGNPGATNVLRSGSKAAAALTLLGDAAKGWFALWLVKTLSSPVGMTWNVMALSAIAVFLGHLFPVFLKFRGGKGVATALGILFAVSPWLALATVATWIIIAVFFRYSSLAALVAAVFAPLYYLFGGNIAWYTEIPLLAAITLISVLLILRHRANISRLLKGTESRIGEKKKA; this is encoded by the coding sequence ATGCTGCAGATTTCCCACCCCGTCGCCTTCAATATCGGGCTGGTCGTGCTGTCCTATCTGATCGGCTCGGTGCCGTTCGCGGTAGTGGTCAGCCGCGTCATGGGGCTGCAGGATCCGCGCACGTATGGGTCGGGAAATCCCGGGGCGACCAATGTGTTGCGCTCAGGCAGCAAGGCCGCCGCCGCCCTGACGCTGCTGGGCGACGCGGCCAAGGGCTGGTTCGCGCTATGGCTCGTCAAGACGTTGAGCAGTCCCGTCGGCATGACCTGGAACGTCATGGCGCTGTCGGCCATCGCGGTTTTCCTCGGGCATCTTTTCCCGGTGTTCTTGAAATTCCGCGGCGGCAAAGGCGTCGCCACCGCCCTCGGCATTCTTTTCGCCGTGTCGCCGTGGCTGGCGCTTGCCACGGTTGCCACGTGGATCATCATCGCGGTGTTTTTCCGGTATTCCTCGCTTGCGGCGCTGGTTGCCGCCGTATTCGCGCCGCTGTACTACCTGTTCGGCGGCAATATCGCCTGGTACACGGAAATCCCCCTGCTTGCCGCCATTACCCTGATCAGCGTGCTGCTGATCCTGCGCCACCGCGCGAATATCTCGCGTCTGCTCAAGGGCACGGAATCGCGCATCGGCGAAAAGAAAAAGGCCTGA
- the queD gene encoding 6-carboxytetrahydropterin synthase QueD, translating into MISVTRRLEFDAGHRIPDHRSQCRNLHGHRYVLEITLAGDVVDAPGASDNGMVMDFSDIKAIAKAHVVDAWDHAFLVYAGDTAVRGFLESLPGHKTVVIDRIPTVENLARIAFEILQPQYLRHYGRDLRLARVRLYETPNCWADCDG; encoded by the coding sequence ATGATCTCCGTCACGCGCCGGCTCGAGTTCGACGCCGGTCACCGCATTCCCGACCATCGCAGCCAGTGCCGCAATCTGCACGGGCATCGCTACGTACTTGAAATCACGCTGGCAGGCGATGTCGTCGACGCCCCCGGCGCTTCCGACAATGGCATGGTGATGGACTTTTCCGACATCAAGGCCATCGCCAAAGCGCACGTGGTCGATGCCTGGGACCATGCTTTCCTCGTCTACGCCGGCGACACCGCCGTGCGCGGCTTCCTGGAAAGCCTGCCCGGCCACAAAACCGTGGTGATCGACCGCATCCCCACCGTGGAGAACCTGGCGCGCATCGCCTTCGAGATTCTGCAGCCGCAGTATCTGCGCCACTACGGCCGCGACCTGCGGCTGGCCCGGGTGCGGCTATATGAAACCCCGAACTGCTGGGCCGACTGCGACGGCTGA
- a CDS encoding DUF2975 domain-containing protein: MLTPKATPAIPSKAADKLAVLSHRMAGITFTFMVAMLALNAAAWFQYTASVQNSGWNFGLSVRLLDTLKVTARELTWWQLLGAVLISSVPLLALINGLRHLRALFREYAMGAYFSSQAAVHLGKTGCAVAWWVLLETLCEPILSVWLTLLRGTGQRIVSLSFDNSDIVALFISASIAVIARILGRAAELYEENRQFV; encoded by the coding sequence ATGCTTACTCCGAAGGCGACGCCGGCCATCCCCTCCAAGGCTGCCGACAAGCTTGCCGTACTCAGCCACCGCATGGCTGGGATCACGTTCACCTTCATGGTCGCGATGCTGGCCCTCAATGCCGCTGCCTGGTTCCAATACACCGCGTCGGTGCAGAACTCCGGCTGGAATTTCGGCTTATCGGTACGCCTATTGGATACCCTGAAAGTCACCGCCCGTGAACTGACTTGGTGGCAACTGCTTGGCGCCGTTCTGATTTCTAGCGTGCCGCTGCTCGCGCTGATCAACGGGCTGCGGCACCTTCGCGCCTTGTTTCGCGAGTATGCGATGGGAGCGTATTTTTCAAGTCAGGCCGCAGTTCATCTTGGCAAAACAGGCTGCGCGGTCGCCTGGTGGGTGTTGCTGGAGACCCTGTGCGAGCCCATTTTGAGCGTGTGGCTTACCCTGTTGCGCGGCACGGGGCAGCGCATCGTGTCGCTTTCCTTTGACAATTCCGACATCGTGGCGCTTTTTATTTCGGCCAGCATCGCTGTTATCGCGCGAATTCTCGGCCGCGCCGCGGAGCTCTATGAAGAAAACCGCCAGTTCGTGTGA
- a CDS encoding FAD-containing oxidoreductase: MITGSIDDSRPSHDATHFDAIVVGAGQAGPPLAERLTQAGLRVAVIERKRFGGTCVNTGCMPTKTLVASAYAAHLARRSADFGVALQGSVGIDARRLKARKDEVVLRARANVEKWLRGMPGCHVLEGHARFAAPNEIDVDGHRLSADRIFLNVGGRAHIPDMPGVMDVPLLTNTSLLDLEEVPRHLVVIGGSYIGLEFAQMYRRFGAHVTVVEKGPRLISREDPDISEAILRIFEDEGIRVVLNAECIRLAPHAEGASVHVSCDRDPGPIVGSHVLIAVGRRPNTDDLGLDAAGVETDERGYIKVDDTLRTSVPGIWALGDCNGRGAFTHTSYNDFEIVAANLLDGETRRVTDRLPCYALYIDPPLGRVGMTEAAVRAAGRPALVGVRPMSRVGRAVEKGETQGFMKVVVDAQTQAILGAAILGTGGDEAIHGILDVMASKAPFQTLRRAVHIHPTVSELIPTVLGELKPLN; this comes from the coding sequence ATGATCACCGGCTCAATCGACGACTCCCGGCCTTCGCACGACGCCACGCACTTCGACGCCATCGTGGTCGGCGCGGGCCAGGCCGGCCCTCCGTTGGCGGAACGGCTGACGCAGGCCGGGTTGCGCGTCGCCGTCATCGAGCGCAAGCGCTTCGGCGGCACCTGCGTCAATACGGGCTGCATGCCGACCAAGACCCTGGTGGCCAGCGCCTATGCGGCGCACCTGGCGCGCCGGTCCGCGGACTTCGGCGTCGCCTTGCAAGGCAGCGTCGGCATCGATGCCCGCCGGTTGAAGGCGCGCAAGGACGAGGTCGTGCTGCGCGCCCGCGCCAATGTCGAAAAATGGCTGCGCGGCATGCCCGGATGCCATGTGCTGGAAGGCCATGCCCGTTTCGCCGCGCCGAACGAAATCGATGTCGATGGTCACCGCCTGTCCGCCGACCGGATATTCCTGAACGTGGGCGGGCGTGCGCACATTCCGGACATGCCCGGCGTAATGGACGTGCCCTTGCTCACGAATACCTCCTTGCTGGATCTGGAAGAAGTCCCCCGGCATCTGGTGGTGATCGGCGGCAGCTATATCGGGCTGGAGTTCGCGCAGATGTACCGCCGCTTCGGCGCCCATGTCACCGTGGTGGAAAAAGGGCCGCGGCTGATCTCCCGCGAAGATCCGGACATCTCCGAAGCCATCCTGCGCATCTTCGAAGACGAAGGGATCCGGGTGGTCCTGAACGCGGAGTGCATCCGCCTCGCGCCGCATGCCGAAGGGGCGTCGGTGCACGTCTCCTGCGACCGGGATCCCGGACCCATCGTCGGTTCGCACGTGCTGATAGCAGTTGGGCGCCGTCCCAACACCGACGACCTTGGGCTGGACGCCGCGGGTGTGGAAACCGACGAGCGCGGCTATATCAAGGTGGACGACACGTTGCGCACTAGCGTGCCGGGCATCTGGGCACTGGGCGATTGCAACGGGCGTGGCGCCTTTACCCATACTTCCTACAACGACTTCGAGATTGTGGCGGCGAACCTGCTCGATGGCGAGACGCGGCGCGTCACCGACCGCCTGCCCTGCTACGCCCTGTATATCGACCCCCCGCTGGGACGCGTCGGCATGACCGAGGCCGCCGTGCGCGCGGCGGGCCGCCCGGCGCTGGTCGGCGTCCGCCCCATGTCGCGCGTGGGGCGGGCGGTCGAAAAAGGTGAAACGCAGGGCTTCATGAAAGTCGTCGTCGATGCGCAGACGCAGGCGATCCTGGGCGCGGCCATCCTGGGCACCGGCGGCGACGAGGCGATCCACGGCATCCTCGATGTGATGGCGAGCAAAGCGCCCTTCCAGACGCTGCGCCGCGCCGTCCACATCCACCCGACAGTATCCGAACTGATTCCGACGGTACTCGGAGAGCTGAAACCCTTGAACTGA
- the queE gene encoding 7-carboxy-7-deazaguanine synthase, whose protein sequence is MTYAAKEIFKTLQGEGAQAGRAAVFCRLAGCNLWSGRESDRATAACTFCDTDFVGTDGPGGGKFASAESLADALVAEWGPETEGRYVVFTGGEPLLQLDRALIDAVHARGFQIAIETNGTLEPPEGIDWICVSPKGKAPVVLRAGNELKLVYPQADARPEAFADLKFDHFFLQPMDGPARLANTREAVNYCMQHPQWRLSLQTHKYIGIP, encoded by the coding sequence ATGACCTACGCCGCGAAGGAAATCTTCAAGACCCTGCAGGGTGAAGGGGCGCAGGCGGGGCGCGCCGCGGTGTTCTGCCGGTTGGCCGGCTGCAACCTGTGGTCGGGCCGCGAAAGCGACCGCGCCACCGCTGCCTGTACTTTCTGCGATACCGATTTCGTCGGCACCGACGGCCCGGGCGGCGGCAAGTTTGCCAGCGCCGAATCCCTGGCCGATGCGTTGGTGGCCGAATGGGGACCGGAAACCGAAGGCCGCTACGTCGTCTTCACCGGTGGCGAACCGCTGCTGCAGCTGGACCGGGCGCTCATCGACGCCGTGCATGCACGCGGCTTCCAGATCGCCATCGAAACCAACGGCACGCTGGAGCCGCCCGAGGGCATTGATTGGATTTGCGTCAGCCCGAAAGGCAAGGCGCCGGTCGTCCTGCGCGCCGGGAACGAGCTGAAGCTGGTCTACCCGCAGGCCGACGCGCGGCCCGAGGCCTTTGCCGATCTGAAGTTCGATCACTTCTTCCTGCAACCCATGGACGGCCCGGCTCGGCTGGCCAACACGCGCGAAGCAGTGAACTATTGCATGCAGCATCCGCAATGGCGGCTCAGCCTGCAAACCCACAAATACATAGGCATTCCATGA
- the tsaD gene encoding tRNA (adenosine(37)-N6)-threonylcarbamoyltransferase complex transferase subunit TsaD — MIILGFESSCDETGVAVVCTERGLLAHALHSQIAMHEEYGGVVPELASRDHVRRVVPLTRQVLADAGLSVSDVDAVAYTAGPGLAGALLVGASVAQAFAWARDLPAIAIHHLEGHLLSPMLADPRPEFPFVALLVSGGHTQLMRVDGVGRYTLLGETLDDAAGEAFDKSAKLMGLGYPGGPALSRLAEKGDATRFDLPRPILHSGDLDFSFSGLKTAVLTRMKAMESGGGAAGPNALADLAAATQAAIVDVLAAKATRALKETGLRRLVVAGGVGANKALRERLAATLPRMKATAFFPPLSLCTDNGAMIAFAAAERVKAGLAVLDRGDHAFTVRPRWDLAEI, encoded by the coding sequence ATGATCATTCTCGGCTTTGAAAGTTCCTGCGACGAAACCGGCGTGGCCGTGGTCTGTACCGAGCGCGGCCTGCTGGCGCACGCGCTCCACAGCCAGATCGCCATGCATGAGGAGTACGGCGGCGTCGTGCCGGAGCTGGCTTCGCGCGACCACGTGCGCCGCGTGGTGCCGTTGACGCGCCAGGTCCTGGCCGATGCCGGCCTGTCCGTCTCGGATGTCGACGCGGTGGCCTATACCGCAGGCCCGGGCCTGGCCGGCGCGTTGCTGGTGGGCGCCAGCGTGGCGCAGGCCTTCGCCTGGGCCCGCGATCTCCCGGCAATCGCCATTCACCATCTGGAAGGGCACCTGCTGTCGCCGATGCTGGCCGATCCCCGGCCGGAATTCCCCTTCGTCGCCTTGCTCGTATCGGGCGGTCACACCCAGCTGATGCGGGTCGATGGGGTGGGGCGCTACACCTTGCTTGGCGAAACGCTGGACGACGCGGCCGGGGAGGCCTTCGACAAATCGGCCAAGCTGATGGGCCTGGGCTATCCGGGCGGACCGGCGCTGTCCCGCCTGGCGGAAAAGGGCGACGCCACGCGCTTCGACCTGCCTCGGCCCATCCTGCACAGCGGCGACCTCGATTTCAGTTTCAGCGGCCTGAAGACGGCCGTGCTGACCCGGATGAAAGCAATGGAAAGCGGCGGCGGGGCGGCGGGTCCCAACGCCCTGGCCGACCTGGCGGCGGCCACGCAGGCCGCCATCGTCGATGTGCTGGCCGCCAAGGCGACCCGCGCGCTGAAGGAAACCGGCTTGCGGCGATTGGTGGTGGCGGGCGGGGTCGGCGCCAACAAGGCCTTGCGCGAGCGCCTGGCCGCGACGCTGCCGCGCATGAAGGCAACCGCGTTCTTTCCGCCGCTGTCGCTGTGCACCGATAACGGCGCCATGATCGCCTTTGCGGCGGCCGAGCGCGTCAAGGCAGGCTTGGCGGTGCTGGACCGCGGCGATCACGCCTTCACCGTCCGTCCCCGGTGGGATCTGGCCGAAATCTAG
- a CDS encoding NCS2 family permease — MLERFFRLTEHGTTARTEVVAGLTTFLTMSYIIFVNPDILSTTGMDRDAVFVATCLAAALGSLVMGLLANWPIGMAPGMGLNAFFAFTVVKAMGYTWEQALGAVFISGVIFLILTVTGVRSWLIRGIPQSLRSAIAAGIGLFLAIIALSNAGIVVANPATKVSLGDLRTHGPLFAVLGFFIIAALDALRVRGAILIGILVVTALSMVLGYNGFHGLVSTPPSLAPTFLQLDIAGALHSGFFHVILVFVLVEVFDATGTLIGVAKRAGLIPENKPNRLGRALFADSAAIVAGSALGTSSTTAYVESASGVQAGGRTGLTAVIVGLLFLAALFISPLAGSVPAYATAPALLYVAGLMMRELIEVDWNDVAEATPAALTALVMPFTYSVANGLAFGFISYVVLKTLTGKVREIHAATWLVAALFVIRFAFFAG; from the coding sequence ATGCTGGAACGATTTTTTCGATTGACGGAACACGGAACGACGGCGCGCACCGAAGTCGTCGCCGGGCTCACCACTTTCCTGACGATGTCCTACATCATTTTTGTGAACCCGGACATTCTGTCGACGACCGGCATGGACCGCGACGCGGTCTTCGTCGCCACCTGCCTGGCCGCGGCCTTGGGTTCTCTGGTGATGGGCCTGCTGGCCAACTGGCCCATCGGCATGGCGCCCGGCATGGGGCTGAACGCCTTCTTCGCGTTCACGGTGGTCAAAGCCATGGGATACACCTGGGAGCAGGCGCTGGGCGCCGTTTTCATCTCCGGCGTGATCTTCCTGATCCTGACCGTCACCGGTGTCCGCAGCTGGCTGATCCGCGGCATCCCGCAATCGCTGCGCAGCGCGATTGCGGCGGGCATTGGCTTGTTCCTGGCGATCATCGCGCTGTCGAACGCCGGCATCGTGGTGGCCAATCCCGCCACCAAGGTGAGCCTGGGCGACCTGCGCACGCACGGGCCGCTGTTCGCCGTGCTGGGTTTCTTCATCATCGCGGCGCTGGATGCGCTGCGCGTTCGCGGCGCCATCCTGATCGGCATCCTGGTGGTGACCGCGCTGTCCATGGTGCTCGGCTACAACGGCTTTCATGGACTGGTCTCGACGCCGCCCAGCCTGGCGCCCACGTTCCTGCAGCTCGATATCGCCGGGGCGCTGCATAGCGGATTTTTCCACGTGATCCTGGTTTTCGTGCTGGTGGAGGTCTTCGATGCCACGGGTACGCTGATCGGCGTGGCCAAACGCGCCGGCCTGATTCCGGAGAACAAGCCGAACCGCCTCGGTCGGGCGCTGTTTGCCGACAGCGCGGCCATTGTGGCCGGTTCGGCGCTGGGGACCAGCAGCACCACCGCCTATGTCGAGAGCGCTTCGGGCGTGCAGGCTGGCGGCCGCACCGGATTGACGGCCGTGATCGTGGGTCTGCTCTTCCTGGCAGCGCTTTTCATCTCGCCGCTGGCGGGCTCGGTGCCCGCCTACGCCACCGCGCCCGCCCTGCTCTACGTCGCCGGCCTGATGATGCGCGAGCTCATCGAGGTTGACTGGAACGACGTGGCCGAAGCGACGCCCGCCGCCCTCACCGCCCTGGTCATGCCATTCACCTACTCGGTCGCCAACGGCCTGGCCTTCGGCTTCATCAGCTATGTCGTGTTGAAGACGCTGACGGGCAAGGTGCGGGAAATCCATGCGGCGACGTGGCTGGTGGCGGCGCTGTTCGTGATCCGGTTCGCTTTCTTTGCGGGGTGA